One region of Bacterioplanoides sp. SCSIO 12839 genomic DNA includes:
- the ureE gene encoding urease accessory protein UreE: protein MKIFTQLAEGTLAADIPSAEIVCLTFDDRKRGRLKIKTESGLDAGIQIERGQVLRHGTVLTNADGDFLIVNAQSEKVSTAHVEDPTLFARGCYHLGNRHVPLQIGEGFLRFQEDYVLDDMLHGLGIHVTHELATFEPENGAYAPGTGGHHHHHGDDGHSHGHSHSHGHSH, encoded by the coding sequence ATGAAAATTTTTACTCAATTAGCCGAAGGCACATTGGCTGCGGACATACCGTCAGCAGAAATCGTGTGCCTGACGTTTGATGATCGCAAGCGTGGTCGCTTAAAGATTAAAACTGAATCCGGTTTGGATGCGGGCATTCAGATTGAACGTGGCCAGGTGCTACGCCACGGTACAGTATTAACCAATGCCGATGGTGATTTTTTAATTGTGAATGCACAAAGCGAAAAAGTATCCACTGCACACGTTGAAGATCCAACGTTATTTGCCCGTGGTTGTTACCATCTGGGTAATCGCCATGTGCCATTACAAATTGGCGAAGGTTTTTTACGCTTTCAGGAAGACTACGTATTAGACGACATGCTGCACGGTTTAGGCATTCATGTGACTCATGAGCTGGCAACCTTTGAGCCAGAGAATGGTGCTTATGCTCCGGGTACGGGTGGTCATCATCACCATCATGGCGATGACGGTCATTCGCACGGGCATTCACATAGTCACGGGCACAGCCACTAA
- a CDS encoding urease accessory protein UreF: MTTQNAASLLALLHISSPALPVGAFAYSQGLEYALDKGWCKNRDDVQQWIDHSFEFGLGQLDLPLYLRLYRAWKNSDFEAVNYWNETLISFRETKELYLEDIQVGGAFAQWHLGQDAERQRYLDQCPQPTVVAMNALAAVLSDIDEPTALLGFAWSWVENQIACASKAMPMGQTDGQKILQQIIPLLTRVCDAAQNIEDEQIGTGLMGLAIASSLHEQQYSRLFRS, from the coding sequence ATGACGACTCAAAACGCGGCATCGTTATTGGCGTTATTGCATATCTCCAGTCCGGCATTGCCGGTGGGCGCGTTTGCGTATTCACAAGGGTTGGAATACGCCTTGGATAAAGGCTGGTGCAAAAACCGTGATGACGTACAGCAGTGGATTGACCACAGTTTTGAGTTTGGTTTAGGGCAATTAGATTTGCCGCTGTATTTGCGCCTTTATCGTGCTTGGAAAAACAGTGACTTTGAAGCCGTGAATTATTGGAATGAAACATTAATATCGTTCCGTGAAACTAAAGAACTCTATCTGGAAGATATTCAGGTGGGAGGTGCCTTTGCTCAGTGGCATCTGGGTCAAGATGCTGAACGCCAACGTTATTTAGATCAGTGCCCACAACCTACGGTTGTTGCGATGAACGCATTGGCGGCGGTGTTATCGGATATTGATGAGCCAACGGCGTTATTAGGTTTTGCCTGGAGCTGGGTAGAAAACCAGATCGCCTGCGCCAGTAAGGCGATGCCGATGGGGCAAACCGATGGTCAGAAAATTCTGCAGCAAATCATTCCGTTATTAACGCGGGTATGTGATGCCGCACAAAACATTGAAGATGAACAAATAGGAACGGGCTTAATGGGATTGGCGATAGCGTCGTCGCTGCACGAGCAGCAATATTCTCGTTTGTTTAGGTCTTAA
- the ureG gene encoding urease accessory protein UreG, with product MKQVLRVGVGGPVGSGKTALLEKICQTMREHYNIAVVTNDIYTKEDAKFLMRKEALEEDRILGVETGGCPHTAIREDASMNLAAVKQLQDAHDGLEMVLVESGGDNLSATFSPELSDLTIYVIDVCAGDKIPRKGGPGITKSDLLIINKVDIAEHVGASLEIMDRDTRKMRGDRPFVLANVETTKGIGEIIRFIIDHGMLEKRESIEPALANMIPGHDPAKDGSVASTRSE from the coding sequence ATGAAACAAGTATTGCGCGTTGGTGTAGGTGGCCCGGTTGGTTCCGGCAAAACTGCACTGCTAGAAAAAATCTGTCAAACCATGCGCGAGCATTACAACATCGCCGTGGTAACCAATGATATTTACACCAAAGAAGATGCCAAATTCCTGATGCGCAAAGAGGCATTAGAAGAAGACCGCATTCTGGGTGTTGAAACCGGTGGCTGTCCACACACTGCCATTCGTGAAGATGCGTCGATGAACCTGGCTGCGGTTAAGCAACTGCAAGATGCCCACGACGGCTTAGAAATGGTGCTGGTAGAAAGTGGCGGTGATAACTTATCGGCGACGTTCAGCCCGGAATTATCCGACTTAACCATCTATGTCATTGATGTGTGCGCTGGCGATAAAATTCCGCGCAAAGGTGGCCCGGGTATTACCAAGTCGGATCTATTAATCATCAACAAAGTCGATATTGCCGAACACGTTGGCGCATCATTGGAAATTATGGATCGTGATACCCGAAAAATGCGTGGAGACCGCCCGTTTGTATTAGCGAATGTTGAAACCACCAAAGGTATCGGTGAAATTATCCGCTTTATTATCGACCACGGCATGTTAGAAAAGCGTGAATCCATTGAGCCTGCATTAGCCAACATGATTCCAGGCCATGACCCAGCGAAAGATGGCAGCGTTGCCTCCACTCGATCTGAATAA
- a CDS encoding HupE/UreJ family protein: MNIVKKLLLTAAGIAASAQALAHADHSHSIGGVFANLMHQLTEPDHLAMIITGVVVAVVGYKTLKNKKSENSKDF; encoded by the coding sequence ATGAATATTGTTAAAAAATTACTGCTGACGGCTGCCGGTATAGCTGCTTCGGCGCAGGCATTGGCTCATGCTGATCATAGCCACTCCATTGGTGGTGTTTTCGCTAACCTGATGCACCAGCTGACCGAGCCAGATCACTTGGCCATGATTATCACTGGTGTGGTTGTTGCCGTTGTGGGCTATAAAACACTGAAAAACAAAAAGTCAGAGAATTCAAAAGACTTCTGA